In Anaerolineales bacterium, one DNA window encodes the following:
- a CDS encoding chromate resistance protein: protein MKWVTWEQIGVDRMACIWLIRRWIDPKAEFLFIPAGTESLPKGAEPFDIPGVRFSHYRGHCTFHTLLKEHGLKDPILIRIASIIDEADIVQEANVEPTAYGLDLLCRGLRRISRDDHEALERGMLIYEALYAELSTGEH from the coding sequence ATGAAATGGGTTACCTGGGAACAGATCGGCGTGGACCGCATGGCGTGTATCTGGCTCATTCGCCGCTGGATCGATCCCAAAGCGGAGTTTCTTTTTATCCCGGCAGGCACAGAGTCGTTGCCTAAAGGCGCGGAACCGTTCGATATTCCCGGAGTGCGCTTTTCCCATTACCGGGGACATTGCACGTTCCACACCTTGTTAAAGGAACACGGATTGAAGGATCCCATACTGATACGCATTGCCAGCATCATCGATGAAGCGGATATCGTCCAGGAAGCCAACGTCGAACCCACCGCCTATGGCTTGGACCTGCTTTGCCGCGGTCTGCGGCGCATCAGCCGGGATGATCATGAAGCCTTGGAACGCGGTATGCTGATCTATGAAGCTCTGTACGCAGAGCTATCCACCGGTGAACATTAA